From one Nonomuraea polychroma genomic stretch:
- a CDS encoding DUF916 domain-containing protein, which yields MTRRSRLFTAISVLALVLHGTGAAPLYADGGIGIRLREATLGRKNDPRAHIYIIDHVNPGTRFSRRLEIRNTSSEPQHVKIYAAAAEIHDDKFMPAADPNANELSSWISLDRPEIVVPPNSRTPVKATISVPESATRGERYGAIWAEVGSTRPGPRKNVQIVNRVGVRVYLDIGPGGDPPSDFSIDHLIPGRTEDGLPVIKATVRNTGERALDLSGKLWLSDGPGGLNAGPFAAQTGTTLALNDTAPVMVVLDARLPNGPWKVTLTLQSGLIKRTVTGTLTFPEQNAFWGLPALLDSPVSPIVIATLIVIAACCVYLFVLPILRMRRRRRLRAARA from the coding sequence ATGACACGACGATCCCGGCTGTTCACGGCAATCAGTGTGCTGGCTCTCGTGCTGCACGGCACGGGAGCCGCCCCTTTGTACGCGGACGGCGGCATCGGCATCAGACTGCGCGAAGCCACCTTGGGCCGCAAAAACGACCCGCGAGCCCATATCTACATCATCGACCATGTCAATCCCGGCACCCGGTTCTCCCGGCGACTCGAAATCAGAAACACCTCCAGCGAACCGCAACACGTGAAGATATACGCCGCCGCGGCGGAAATCCACGACGACAAATTCATGCCGGCGGCCGACCCGAACGCCAACGAGCTCAGCTCATGGATTTCCCTCGACCGTCCGGAAATAGTCGTACCCCCGAACAGCCGCACACCGGTCAAGGCCACGATCAGCGTGCCGGAATCGGCCACCCGAGGCGAGCGGTACGGCGCCATCTGGGCCGAGGTCGGCTCCACGAGGCCCGGCCCCAGGAAAAACGTCCAGATCGTCAACAGAGTCGGGGTCAGGGTCTATCTCGACATCGGGCCGGGCGGCGATCCCCCGTCGGACTTCTCCATCGACCACCTGATCCCCGGCCGCACCGAGGACGGCCTGCCCGTGATCAAGGCGACGGTGCGCAACACCGGCGAACGCGCCCTCGACCTGAGCGGGAAGCTGTGGTTGTCCGATGGGCCGGGAGGCCTCAACGCCGGACCGTTCGCCGCCCAGACAGGGACGACGCTCGCCCTCAACGACACCGCGCCCGTCATGGTGGTGCTCGATGCCCGGCTGCCCAACGGCCCCTGGAAGGTCACGCTCACGCTGCAGAGCGGCCTCATCAAGCGCACCGTCACCGGCACGCTCACCTTCCCCGAGCAAAACGCCTTCTGGGGCCTGCCCGCCCTCCTGGACTCCCCCGTGTCCCCGATCGTCATCGCCACATTGATCGTCATCGCCGCCTGTTGCGTATACCTGTTCGTCCTGCCCATCCTCCGGATGCGCCGTCGCCGCCGGCTTCGCGCCGCACGGGCGTAG
- a CDS encoding DUF4037 domain-containing protein, translating to MSNFVPGIELSRAFYHEVVAPLLPRVPHSAALIGPGSEVLAFDTARSADHDWGPRVLLFTEAADAAEVEAKVVAGLPERFRDLPTVFGYHGEVRPGVRVTEPAAWLTGMLGFDPRAGMSLLDWLSVPWQRLAEVTSGEVFHDGLGALEAARAALRWYPQDVWRYVLACQWRRIAEEEPFPGRCGEVGDELGSAVEGARLAREVMRLALLLRRRYPPYAKWLGSALARLPGSTELGECLGTAVAARSWRDREEGLAGAYARVAALQNRVGLAERLDEGVRGFFDRPFRVIGGDRFAEALMASVSDPVIKGLPAAGCVDQLSDSTDLLMSPGRARAAAAAALGLTPE from the coding sequence ATGTCCAACTTTGTGCCTGGTATTGAGTTGTCCCGAGCTTTCTACCACGAGGTCGTGGCGCCGTTGCTGCCCCGTGTGCCGCACAGCGCGGCGTTGATCGGCCCGGGGTCGGAGGTGCTGGCGTTCGACACCGCGCGCTCGGCCGATCACGACTGGGGGCCGCGGGTGTTGCTGTTCACGGAGGCGGCGGATGCGGCCGAGGTGGAGGCGAAGGTCGTGGCGGGCCTGCCGGAGCGGTTCCGCGACCTGCCGACGGTGTTCGGCTACCACGGTGAGGTGCGGCCGGGGGTGCGGGTGACGGAGCCGGCCGCCTGGCTGACGGGCATGCTGGGGTTCGACCCGCGGGCGGGCATGTCGCTGCTGGACTGGTTGTCGGTGCCGTGGCAGCGCCTGGCCGAGGTGACGTCCGGGGAGGTCTTCCACGACGGGCTCGGCGCGCTGGAGGCGGCCAGGGCGGCGCTGCGCTGGTATCCGCAGGACGTGTGGCGGTATGTGCTGGCCTGCCAGTGGCGGCGGATCGCGGAGGAGGAGCCGTTTCCCGGCCGGTGCGGCGAGGTGGGCGACGAGCTGGGCTCGGCCGTGGAGGGGGCGCGGCTGGCACGGGAGGTGATGCGGCTGGCGTTGCTGCTGCGGCGCCGTTACCCGCCGTACGCGAAATGGCTGGGCAGCGCGCTGGCGCGGCTGCCGGGCTCGACCGAGCTGGGGGAGTGCCTGGGGACGGCGGTGGCGGCGCGGTCGTGGCGGGATCGGGAGGAGGGCCTGGCCGGGGCGTACGCGCGGGTGGCGGCGTTGCAGAACCGGGTGGGGCTGGCCGAGCGGCTGGATGAGGGGGTGCGGGGGTTCTTCGACCGGCCGTTCCGGGTGATCGGCGGGGACCGGTTCGCCGAGGCGCTGATGGCGTCGGTGTCGGATCCGGTGATCAAGGGGTTGCCGGCGGCGGGATGTGTGGATCAGCTGTCGGATTCGACGGACCTGCTGATGTCCCCCGGGCGGGCCAGGGCAGCGGCGGCTGCCGCGCTCGGCCTCACACCTGAATGA
- a CDS encoding SRPBCC family protein, whose translation MNETLTLHPDGRTTVRMQRRLPHPPDKVWRAITQPEHLAAWFPAEVTIDGDRITYGFGPDGRITQHDPPHVFAHTWGDDHLRWELQPDGPHGTLLSFTHTFTDRHGAASFTTGWHTCIMAMLAHLDGRPFHHDPAAMARLHDDYIHILGLDPVTVDDDTVRLERQLTRPADDVWQHLGGDHATAGQTPPAPFTVSGVPAGPVMRAETGKILEYATERGTVRWELTEGTGHGARLILTCTGDPSVADDWRIRMEELASELTSFTK comes from the coding sequence GTGAACGAAACCCTCACCCTCCACCCCGACGGCCGCACCACCGTGCGCATGCAACGCCGCCTCCCCCACCCACCCGACAAGGTCTGGCGCGCCATCACCCAGCCCGAGCACCTCGCCGCCTGGTTCCCCGCCGAAGTCACCATCGACGGCGACCGCATCACCTACGGCTTCGGCCCCGACGGCCGCATCACCCAGCACGACCCACCCCACGTCTTCGCCCACACCTGGGGCGACGACCACCTCCGCTGGGAACTCCAACCGGACGGCCCCCACGGCACCCTGCTCTCCTTCACCCACACCTTCACCGACCGCCACGGCGCCGCAAGCTTCACCACCGGCTGGCACACCTGCATCATGGCCATGCTCGCCCACCTCGACGGCCGCCCCTTCCACCACGACCCCGCCGCCATGGCCCGCCTGCACGACGACTACATCCACATCCTCGGCCTCGACCCCGTCACCGTCGACGACGACACCGTCCGCCTCGAACGCCAGCTCACCCGCCCCGCCGACGACGTCTGGCAGCACCTCGGCGGCGACCACGCCACCGCCGGCCAAACGCCACCCGCCCCCTTCACCGTCTCCGGCGTCCCCGCCGGGCCCGTCATGCGCGCCGAAACCGGCAAGATTCTCGAATACGCCACCGAGCGCGGCACCGTCCGCTGGGAACTGACCGAAGGCACCGGCCACGGTGCCCGCCTCATCCTCACCTGCACCGGCGATCCTTCCGTCGCCGATGATTGGAGAATCCGGATGGAGGAGTTGGCGTCCGAACTGACGTCCTTTACAAAGTAG
- a CDS encoding ArsR/SmtB family transcription factor — MRFDVLAEPARRHILDLLLERPRLVGELTAHLGLTQPGTSKHLRALREAGLVTVRKDAQRRWYELRPAPLAEIDAWLTPYRRLWTHSLDRLEAHLDTMEDNQ, encoded by the coding sequence ATGCGCTTCGACGTGCTCGCAGAACCCGCCCGACGCCACATCCTCGACCTGCTCCTCGAACGCCCCCGCCTCGTCGGCGAACTCACCGCCCACCTCGGCCTCACCCAGCCCGGCACCTCCAAACACCTGCGCGCCCTGCGCGAAGCCGGACTCGTCACCGTCCGCAAAGACGCCCAACGCCGCTGGTACGAACTCCGCCCCGCCCCCCTCGCCGAAATCGACGCCTGGCTCACCCCCTACCGCCGGCTCTGGACCCACAGCCTCGACCGACTCGAAGCCCACCTCGACACCATGGAGGACAACCAGTGA
- a CDS encoding MerR family transcriptional regulator produces the protein MSLSVGQVARLAGVTVRTLHHYDEIGLLTPGERTRAGYRRYTDADLVRLQHILLYRELGFPLEEIAVILDEPHTDEFTHLRRQHELLTRRAQHLHQVIAAVERAMQAHTLGIPLTPEERFEIFGDFRPEDHEAEVERRWGSSPQYAESRRRVAGYTKADWLELKAEAAAIGDDLVAAFKAGLPADGEHAMDLAERHRGHISRWFYDCTYDIHRGLGDMYVDDPRFTATYDALAPGLAGYLRQAIHANARRHT, from the coding sequence ATGAGCCTCTCCGTAGGGCAGGTCGCCCGCCTGGCCGGCGTCACCGTCCGCACCCTTCACCACTACGACGAGATCGGCCTGCTCACCCCCGGCGAGCGCACCCGCGCAGGCTATCGCCGCTACACCGACGCCGACCTCGTCCGCCTGCAGCACATCCTCCTCTACCGCGAACTCGGCTTCCCCCTCGAGGAGATCGCCGTCATCCTCGACGAACCCCACACCGACGAGTTCACCCACCTGCGCCGCCAGCACGAACTGCTCACCCGCCGCGCCCAGCACCTGCACCAGGTCATCGCCGCCGTCGAACGCGCCATGCAGGCCCACACCCTCGGCATCCCCCTCACCCCCGAAGAACGCTTCGAGATCTTCGGGGACTTCCGCCCCGAAGACCACGAGGCCGAAGTCGAACGCCGCTGGGGCAGCTCCCCCCAGTACGCCGAAAGCCGCCGCCGCGTCGCCGGCTACACCAAGGCCGACTGGCTCGAACTCAAGGCCGAGGCCGCCGCCATCGGCGACGACCTCGTCGCCGCCTTCAAGGCCGGCCTGCCCGCCGACGGCGAACACGCCATGGATCTGGCCGAACGCCACCGCGGCCACATCAGCCGCTGGTTCTACGACTGCACCTACGACATCCACCGCGGCCTCGGCGACATGTACGTCGACGACCCCCGCTTCACCGCCACCTACGACGCCCTCGCCCCCGGCCTGGCCGGCTACCTGCGCCAGGCCATCCACGCCAACGCCCGCCGCCACACCTGA
- a CDS encoding MerR family transcriptional regulator translates to MEDDLLPIGQFARLGRLSVKQLRHYDELGLLRPAYVDAGTGYRYYRAAQAREALAIGLLRSMDVPLAVVARVLAGGPGALAPVRDDLEAELARRRRMLAVLERVMAEGLPSAPVRLVAEPARRAAVVREVARGPEDIGRATSAAVRRVLGAVPAVGDGVRLIGLFPADLGEVVEVSVARVLGDEESGGAEVEVLPGGVFACATHFGPYEQISLTAHAVLAWCAERRHGVRGPIREVYVSDPAVTPPESLTTDVMVAVEEEQ, encoded by the coding sequence GTGGAGGATGATCTGCTGCCGATCGGGCAGTTCGCGCGGCTGGGGCGGTTGAGCGTCAAGCAGTTGCGGCACTACGACGAGCTGGGGTTGTTGCGGCCGGCGTATGTGGATGCGGGGACGGGTTACCGGTATTACCGGGCGGCGCAGGCGCGGGAGGCGCTGGCGATCGGGCTGCTGCGGTCGATGGACGTGCCGTTGGCGGTGGTGGCGCGGGTGCTGGCGGGCGGGCCGGGCGCGTTGGCGCCGGTGCGTGACGATCTGGAGGCGGAGCTGGCTCGGCGGCGCCGGATGCTGGCCGTTTTGGAGCGGGTGATGGCCGAGGGGTTGCCGTCGGCGCCGGTGCGGCTGGTGGCCGAGCCGGCGCGGCGGGCGGCTGTGGTGCGGGAGGTGGCGCGGGGGCCGGAGGACATCGGGCGGGCGACGTCGGCGGCGGTGCGCCGGGTGCTGGGGGCGGTGCCGGCGGTCGGGGACGGGGTGCGGTTGATCGGCTTGTTCCCCGCGGATCTGGGCGAGGTGGTGGAGGTGTCGGTCGCCCGCGTGCTGGGCGATGAGGAGAGTGGGGGAGCGGAGGTGGAGGTGTTGCCGGGCGGTGTGTTCGCGTGTGCGACGCATTTCGGGCCTTATGAGCAGATTTCCCTGACGGCGCATGCCGTGTTGGCGTGGTGTGCCGAGCGGCGGCATGGGGTGCGCGGTCCGATCCGCGAGGTGTACGTGTCGGATCCGGCGGTCACCCCGCCGGAGTCGTTGACGACTGACGTGATGGTCGCAGTGGAGGAGGAGCAGTGA
- a CDS encoding DUF5999 family protein: protein MCQHLPPCPPADSVGREAARLVAYHPEQGWGLLCNGVVFFDDTGELLPDGRSLVPAQAGPAYAGHTGRVQVGAPASAA from the coding sequence ATGTGCCAGCATCTGCCTCCGTGCCCGCCCGCCGACTCCGTCGGCCGCGAGGCCGCGCGCCTGGTCGCCTACCACCCCGAGCAGGGATGGGGCCTGCTGTGCAACGGGGTGGTGTTCTTCGACGACACCGGCGAGCTGCTGCCCGACGGGCGCAGCCTCGTACCCGCGCAGGCCGGCCCCGCCTACGCCGGCCACACCGGCCGCGTCCAGGTCGGCGCCCCCGCG